Within Mytilus edulis chromosome 10, xbMytEdul2.2, whole genome shotgun sequence, the genomic segment AAAAGATTGAATATGAATGCGGAAAATACCTTAAAAGCAAACAGAAAGTGTGCTTATATACTGCGGGACTATCTTCAGGAGAAACAACAAGATGATGAGTTTGAAAAATTTGATTGTGTCCGACTGAATGAGACTCTGTGTCATTTTTATGTCGACCTACGGAAAGGGGATGGTGAACGATACAAAGCATCGTCACTGGAGTCCATCAGGCATGGCATTAACAGATACCTTAAGGCTCCTCCGCACAGTAAAACGTTTGATATTGTGAAGGATTCTCCATTTAATGACAGTAACGCAAACTTTAAAGCCGTCTTGGCAGAATCGAAACGTTTTGGACTAGGTGACGTTGAACATTTCCCCGTTATTAATGAAGTTGATCGTGAAACACTGTATACATCTATGTATCTTTCATCTACAACTCCAACTGGCCTGGCAAATAAAGTTCAGTTTGACATCAGACTTTTTTTTTGCAGAAGAGGAATTGAAAATATGCACAGTATGACCAAATGTACCTTCACAATTAAAACTGACATTAAAACAGGATTAAAATATGTTACTAAGGCAAAAGATGAACTTACTAAAAACCATAGGGAATCGGATAAGGAGCTTGTCTCTGGAGTAATGCCAGAATCACCAGGTGAGTGTATGAcaataatgggggggggggtgttattAGACAATTGAAAGGatgagaaaaaaaagataattagaACATTACACCATACTAATtgtgtataaaaaatatatgataaaattgagaatggaaatggggaatgtgtcaaagagataacaaccgaccaaataaaaaacaacagcattactaactttatatcaaatatacaacATTGGCGATTGCCACACAGACATGAATGACAATCAATGATattcctgaaaatataaaaacttaaaacaacAAGTACATTTAGTAACTataaatagttatgaaaggtagCAATATCATTATCTAATTATAGACTAAGACAGGAATCTGTAATTTATTGTTGTGTTGTTTATTGCTGTAAGTAAAATgcatatcatacatgtatttctCATTTGAATAAATTTACATGATTGTGTCATTTCGGAACCTTCTACATGTCTGATATATCAATGTAAATACAAGAAATACATAtacccattgttgaaggctgtacggtgacctgtCACTTATAGTAAAacgttgttaatgtctgtgtcattttggtctcttgtggacagttgtctcattggcaatcataccacatcttcttttttatatatagtatctacgTCTTTGTTGTTGATGTTAAACCTGAAAATATCTAAATGATAACTCTATATTTCAGGATCTGTGTATTGTCCTGTTGCCTCATACGAGAATTATATTCGTAGATTACATCCATCAAATGATCGTTTATGGCAGAAACCGTTGGATAGTTTTTCCACAGAGGCTGATGTCTGGTATTGTAATATGCCACTAGGAgaaaaaaaactaagtacattTATGTCAGAACTCAGTAAGAAGTGTAAGTTGTCTATTGTTTATACCAATCACTCAATACGAGCAACTGGAGCCACAGTTTTATCACAAAACATGTATGGATCTGCGCAAATAATGGCAGTCACTGGGCACAAGTCCGTACAGTCACTCACAACGTACCTGCGTGTTGATACTAACGAGAAAATTAAAATGGGTAAAACTTTATCTGACAATCTTGTGCAAAGAGCAGTTATTGCTTCCAACCATACATGCAATAGATCCAAAAGTGATGATAGTGGGTCATTTATGGAACAAATACAAGATATTGACATTGGAGATATTTTAGGAGACTTTGATGACAACGGGCCGAAACCCATCCAATACAGACAAACAACCACATGCATGCAGTCGACAAAACCTCAGAGTCAGATCTTCTATGGCAATGTAACTGTTATACACAACCTTACCATCAACAAGTAGTTGTGAGGAAATTATCACACTTGTCATGTTGAcatcaacatttatttttcaatttgtacaCAAAAAATGTGTTGCATGTTGACTTCGACACTATTTGTCGCCTAAATGtattgaacattttgttttaattaatattgttatatcaaggttgttgatattaaattgttaatgttgacatttgtttttctctttcaATAAGACCAATGAAAGTAGATTCTTAAAGTTGTAGATTTGAACACTTTGATATAAAGACctggtatgattgtaaatgagacaactctagtcgagattcaacaaataaagatagtcggtaagataaattcgttacatagtgtgctagtaacctaatacgatatatacggggtaagtaaattccatatggggttcgagcttcgctctcaccccatatggaatttactaaccccgtatatatcgtattaggtcactaacacactatgtaactaatattattcCATTTCAGCAGTTCATCTTTCCATGATATCTTAAACACTATTAACGTCGATAAAGCTTGTTGTTTCATATTCAATTCAAAAACTGATAAAAGGGAAAATGATAGTAGCACCAATATTGGTTGATCCGTGTTTGCTGTAGGTTTTATCTCTCTGTCATAGTTTTCAAACAATCTTGTTTTTAAAATCTGAACTTCAGTTACGTTATTTCCAAttccaaaaacagaaaaaaaatatcgaGCACCAAGAAACAGAAACATAAATTTCCGAATCATGTTTTATGTGTgtctaaatgtatatatatatatatatctcgaaggttcattataaaacataaaacgctattgaatatttaaaaaaccaaacatttaaaattaaattaagtaTATACGAAATAATTGTACCCCATACGTAGAGATACTGTTATGATTTTGAATATACTTTTGTTCTATCTTATCGATGATATATCTAAATCTTAAATAACAACTATCATGGTGGATTTTAAATGCACTGAATGAGATTTGTTCGACGAttatggaaaaataaaataaagtattgaacAAAAATCTCAACAACGAAGGACCTTCGTCATTGTCAATCTTTTAGATATAATTAAATGTGctggttgtttgtttttttctaaaatatctatatatatgaaaGTAACTGCAAATTTGAAATCGATTATTTATAATCTATGTAAAAGTGGTCACCAATGAATTACAGCTTACAGTTTTCGCATAAACTATTATGGTAATATTCTAGTTTAAATAAGGGATGGTATATAGGTTGTATTGAAAGAAGATAAGTCAAATACTAAGCAAGCAATATAATGGCCAACAAAGGTATGTAAGAATATGACAATCAATCAAAACACATCACAGGAAATAAAAGGTAGAGTTATAAGGAACGATGTTCCCTATAATGGaagaaatatcaatgaaataaatTCTAGATAATAATTTGACTAACGAACTCAAACTCAATTCAGACTTCTTTTATTTtcccgcatctgcgcagaaatctttTACGGCATGGTTTAGGCTCGGAATTTGAGTAAAATGTAAGTAACGCATCTTTATAacagtaaacaaataaataaaactacaaaaatgaaaatattgacaaattttCTGTTTAGTAATTTTTTGGCAATATACTTTTAGCGTGGCTCGATATTTTTACATTCCAGcattcttttatgatttttttccctTCATTTTTGCTTGTGTCGTTCGTCTATAGAGTGTCTAAATGCCGTTATTTGGTTATTGTTGAAAtagttatttgtattttatagtgattaagattataccaCAATGGTAACTGCTGTAcccccatttttgacatttttacctattatgtctgtatgTTTTGCTCAAACATTGTTGTCGATACATTTGAAtggtatgcgactgtcatacaagtgagaggtatagctagctataaaaccaggtttagttcatcattttctacacaaggaaatgtctgtaccaaatcaggaatatgacacttgttttcaaggtaaaataaaatgaaGATGTATAATGAAGTCCAAAAGGACCGTTGCTTCAATACTCATTCATATACTAGTACATGCATCATACTTCAGGAAAAGACACAATCGATACAGTTACAGATAAAGTGGCTATTTTGTCATAGGTAATCATTTCACTGAAAGGTCTCCTTACAACTAGAAaagtaatacattgtaatattacTTTATACTAGGAGTTTTTTTAAAGTCAATGTCAATGTATCACTGAAGTGTTATTATATCCAATCATAAATGTCATTAAGTCAAATCTAAGGATTTTTTTTGGAATTAGAAATTCAAAGTCTTAACAAAATGTTGTTTGAAAGTTAAATCTTTGAAATACTCAGAATAaataatgttatactttcaacAACATTTTGGTGAACAAAACCTCAcgcatttgaaagaaaaaaaactaaacagtTGTTGGAAATATACAAAGACATATAAGATCaacactataacacgttattaagatgattaATAACGTCAATACACATAATCTATAATTTAAGTTTAGTTAATAAACTTATCAGAGATACTAGGATAACAATTTTTATTTACGCCTTATCAGTataaagaccaaataaagtaaaaacttaaagagtattgaggacaaaaattccaaaacgg encodes:
- the LOC139491607 gene encoding uncharacterized protein KIAA1958-like, whose product is MASTRGSKRFATTTNEEIDAKRLNMNAENTLKANRKCAYILRDYLQEKQQDDEFEKFDCVRLNETLCHFYVDLRKGDGERYKASSLESIRHGINRYLKAPPHSKTFDIVKDSPFNDSNANFKAVLAESKRFGLGDVEHFPVINEVDRETLYTSMYLSSTTPTGLANKVQFDIRLFFCRRGIENMHSMTKCTFTIKTDIKTGLKYVTKAKDELTKNHRESDKELVSGVMPESPGSVYCPVASYENYIRRLHPSNDRLWQKPLDSFSTEADVWYCNMPLGEKKLSTFMSELSKKCKLSIVYTNHSIRATGATVLSQNMYGSAQIMAVTGHKSVQSLTTYLRVDTNEKIKMGKTLSDNLVQRAVIASNHTCNRSKSDDSGSFMEQIQDIDIGDILGDFDDNGPKPIQYRQTTTCMQSTKPQSQIFYGNVTVIHNLTINK